In the Caenorhabditis elegans chromosome X genome, one interval contains:
- the C30E1.4 gene encoding SID1 transmembrane family member 1 (Partially confirmed by transcript evidence), whose amino-acid sequence MMRLFFLNIITIFHYCKADDYHHFQNLTLGESYTNLTTKGDLITSLFTVHLENNLTLSAFRVSIASDSASLNNPFNVNFYHAKTIHNIVLPRVQTQNGKSFEYLFASDTLCDNNRSTIQLHQPIHLSVASYSQSVFSLKVESVENFLIGSNKFNSSASPSAPRYYMYTFPDDVDKVNIRVTSETEICGKIVTRQVKCPLFEASGLVELSDAHFFQTFTKFAGFSIRKNYIGRQFHIAFIVNPDETLCGKPSNLIGIFGNLDRIKNATILISPVDEHKFLSVVPLLVYMTSIAIVLTLTYVKFKFMDSHENNELDVFAETNSEGIVVVDKVWLFEPPSMVVSHNEYQKQGLVKDSKYFNFLFFQVFGFVLPAGITLFVSRQQNRNNLDVCYLNYLCSLDVFGFNAFNSMTSSSSIAVIGILNLIIVFRKKIFRYQVPRFPTSHGVQKRQAPKVVFLLGLCAVGIWSIVTVNCPRSYTYHLNYFTRLWVWHSITMWIYSKRHGIQKWQQLYILAFSSASQFLALAANIFELSGVPGFIIKILFAMLSFSSTAFFCFKYYFQRPSGIQENQWIVSPLQTVECVLSEQNNVYRPLKSKLALMTCLMLSTFFCATLPCISNSLLYVAILLVASGQCQIYLYYYIIQKIRFERKSFKKSYMFYTVTIFAIMAINEFSSGILLSRSFTSDVSLTPAKSREMNANCFLPGTDWKDILNYSSAFDLLMIMIFMDFIDSNLKSVPKKHIFVF is encoded by the exons ATGATGCgactattttttttgaacataattACTATTTTTCACTATTGTAAAGCAGATGATTACCACCATTTCCAAAACCTCACTCTTGGGGAGAGTTACACCAATTTAACTACAAAAGGAGACCTTATCACGTCGTTATTCACTGTTcatttggaaaacaatttgacg ttgtctGCATTTCGAGTGTCCATCGCTTCAGACAGTGCATCTCTGAACAACCCGTTCaatgtaaatttttatcaCGCAAAGACGATTCATAACATTGTg CTTCCACGTGTTCAAACACAAAATGGCAAAAGTTTCGAATACTTGTTTGCATCTGACACATTATGTGATAACAATAGATCCACAattcaa CTACACCAGCCGATACACTTATCAGTCGCAAGCTATTCCCAAAgtgttttcagtttgaaaGTAGAATCGgtcgaaaattttctcattGG AAGCAATAAGTTCAACTCAAGTGCAAGTCCTTCGGCACCTCGCTATTACAT GTACACGTTTCCTGATGACGTGGACAAAGTAAATATAAGAGTCACgtctgaaactgaaatttgtgGGAAAATAGTGACCCGTCAAGTCAAG TGCCCATTGTTCGAAGCTTCAGGATTGGTGGAGCTGAGCGATGCTCATTTCTTTCAAACcttcacaaaatttgcagGATTTTCGATAAGA aaaaattacattGGCCGTCAGTTTCATATTGCTTTTATTGTGAATCCTGATGAAACACTGTGTGGCAAACCATCAA atttgattGGAATATTCGGGAACTTGGACAGAATAAAAAATGCCACAATCTTGATATCTCCGGTAGATG aacacaaGTTTCTGTCCGTTGTGCCACTTCTTGTATATATGACAAGCATTGCAATTGTACTTACTCTGA catatgtaaaattcaaattcatggATAGCCATGAAAACAATGAGCTGGACGTTTTTGCGGAGACTAATTCGGAAGGAATTGTGGTCGTAGATAAAGTATGGTTGTTTGAGCCTCCCTCCATGGTAGTCAGTCATAACGAATATCAAAAACAAGGACTTGTAAAGGATTCTAAGTATTTCAA ttttttgttttttcaagtgTTTGGATTCGTCTTGCCTGCAGGAATAACATTATTCGTTAGTAGACAGCAAAATCGGAACAATTTAGACGTCTGTTATCTTAATTATTTATGCAGTCTAGATGTTTTCGGATTCAACGCATTCAATTCAATGACCAGCTCCAGTAGTATTGCAGTTATCGGAATTCTAAATTTGATAATTGTATTTCGAAAGAAAATCTTTCGATATCAAGTTCCAAGGTTTCCAACTTCACATGGCGTTCAAAAGAGACAAGCACCAAAAGTCGTTTTCCTGTTGGGGCTTTGTGCAGTGGGAATTTGGTCAATTGTTACAGTGAACTGCCCACGAAGTTATACATATCACCTCA ATTACTTCACACGTCTTTGGGTATGGCATTCTATTACTATGTGGATTTACTCTAAGCGACACGGAATTCAGAAATGGCAACAACTCTATATTCTGGCATTTTCATCAGCATCTCAGTTTTTAGCGCTTGCGGCAAAT ATATTTGAATTGAGTGGTGTACCTGGGTTTATCATTAAAATCTTGTTTGCTATGCTTTCATTTAGTTCGACagcatttttctgtttcaaatacTATTTTCAG agaccATCTggaattcaagaaaatcaGTGGATAGTTTCTCCCTTACAAACAGTGGAATGTGTTTTGTCAGAACAAAATAATGTGTACCGACCTCTCAAATCAAAATTAGCACTGATGACGTGTTTGATgctttccacttttttctg CGCAACTCTGCCATGTATCTCTAACAGTTTACTATATGTTGCAATATTGCTAGTGGCATCAGGACAATGCCAAATATATTTGTATTACtacattattcaaaaaataagatttgaacgaaaatcattcaaaaagtcTTACATGTTCTACACGGTTactatttttgcaataatGGCGATTAATGAATTTTCATCAGGAATCCTTTTAAGTCGATCATTCACTTCTGATGTTTCACTAACACCTGCAAAATCTAGAGAAATGAATGCAAACTGTTTTCTACCTGGAACTGATTGGaaagatattttgaattacaGTTCTGCTTTCGATTTATTGATGATTATGATATTCATGGATTTTATCGactcaaatttaaaaagtgttcCGAAGAagcatatttttgttttctga
- the fbxb-114 gene encoding F-box associated domain-containing protein (Confirmed by transcript evidence): MPVLYDPYLPPIQLNEHTRQKLLLEIENMKKAHNLVQGKPVSVKVSVAEELLVDVHYRDFKAIGIAFQRETLNEHGAIVNILQSNQENSEGLSWVCPEFQARDWINLLIDATQGRITHLKFYANNTFNVHSVRNCLRGHIIEQFVIDVNCRNIEEIISAFPEIQSLTLHHQSRDLVRLKSVWTPEMFRMASVKLVRVAIHLEEVLDLDLSCGRFWNSHLTNQDINTFFKKWANGWNRNLQCICLEYDDVELEFKEPVIFRGIDYQRLTKAAARLLNCELLPEIMGYESLNGGFKIERSDGTIATIHMQGSKLDMIVWDY, from the exons ATGCCAGTTTTATACGATCCTTACCTTCCACCAATCCAGCTCAATGAACACACCCGACAAAAGCTTTTActcgaaattgaaaacatgaaaaa AGCTCACAATTTAGTGCAAGGCAAGCCAGTTAGCGTAAAGGTCTCCGTCGCAGAAGAACTTCTAGTTGACGTTCACTACAGAGACTTCAAAGCCATCGGCATTGCTTTTCAAAGAGAAACTTTGAACGAGCATGGAGCGATCGTAAACATCTTGCAATCCAACCAAGAAAACTCTGAAGGACTCAGCTGGGTTTGCCCGGAATTCCAAGCCAGAGATTGGATCAATCTTCTCATCGATGCGACTCAAGGTAGAATCACCCATTTGAAGTTCTACGCGAACAACACTTTTAATGTTCATTCCGTTAGAAATTGCCTAAGAGGACATATTATTGAGCAATTTGTAATTGATGTCAATTGTCGAAACATTGAAGAAATTATTTCTGCATTTCCCGAGATACAGTCTTTAACCTTGCATCACCAATCAAGAGATCTGGTGAGGTTGAAATCAGTATGGACTCCGGAAATGTTCCGCATGGCTTCTGTTAAGCTTGTCAGAGTTGCTATACACCTCGAAGAAGTCCTAGACTTGGATTTGAGTTGTGGGCGATTTTGGAACTCTCACCTCACCAATCAAGATATCaatacgttttttaaaaaatgggccAATGGATGGAACCGTAATCTGCAATGCATTTGCCTTGAATACGATGATGTGGAACTAGAGTTCAAGGAACCTGTCATTTTTCGTGGAATCGATTATCAACGGTTGACAAAGGCGGCAGCACGTTTATTGAACTGTGAGCTGCTACCAGAAATTATGGGCTACGAATCGCTTAACGGAGGATTCAAAATAGAAAGATCCGATGGAACAATCGCAACAATTCATATGCAAGGCTCAAAATTGGATATGATTGTCTgggattattga
- the F39F10.4 gene encoding Transposase (Partially confirmed by transcript evidence) yields MIWRAFKFSYERNQVKKTKNVLKEIHVKMADQTGVCVKNFQTYSGFNSSAEMPRQYIVNEAENSKPLVPKNYIDFRVNLDNLCGSNDVLRK; encoded by the exons ATGATCTGGAGagctttcaagttttcttatgAACGCAATCAAgttaagaaaacaaagaatgtACTTAA aGAAATTCATGTCAAAATGGCAGATCAAACAGGAGTATGCgtgaagaattttcaaacatacAGTGGCTTCAACTCCTCCGCGGAAATGCCTCGGCAATATATAGTTAATGAAGCCGAGAACAGTAAACCATTGgtgccaaaaaattatatcgaTTTCCGAGTTAATTTGGATAATTTGTGCGGTTCTAATgatgttttgagaaaataa
- the F39F10.5 gene encoding TransThyretin-Related family domain (Predicted): MIKTILTIALYVSVEYCRGQYFDYHDLELGRHYTNLTTKGDLVSDIYRVVVDTKNPPPAIRVSVASENASLKHILAVTVVRGKTVHNIALSRLQSHRNKQYEYWFATDTLCDNDRSIEQRGQPVHVSVSSILPSKFGLLVKSVENFNIGTEIIKTAATPPEPR, from the exons atgataaaaactattttaactATTGCTCTTTATGTGTCCGTTGAGTATTGCCGTGGTCAATACTTCGACTACCACGACCTTGAACTCGGCCGGCACTATACCAATCTTACTACCAAAGGCGACCTGGTCTCAGATATCTATCGAGTTGTTGTAGACACAAAAAATCCG CCTCCAGCAATCAGAGTTTCTGTAGCGTCCGAGAACGCCTCACTTAAACACATATTGGCTGTGACTGTGGTTCGTGGAAAGACTGTGCATAATATTGCA ctctcTCGTCTTCAATCTCATAGAAACAAACAGTACGAGTACTGGTTCGCTACGGACACACTTTGCGATAACGACCGATCTATTGAACAG CGTGGACAGCCAGTTCACGTATCAGTTAGCAGTATATTACCAAGCAAGTTTGGTTTGCTTGTAAAATCGGTCGAGAATTTTAATATTGG aacCGAGATTATAAAAACGGCAGCAACCCCTCCTGAACCACGCTGA
- the F39F10.2 gene encoding non-specific serine/threonine protein kinase (Confirmed by transcript evidence) — translation MSTMQQIGNYTLGKVLGRGSFGSVQLAQDKRSNEMRVMKLIRKERDGHRDETWRRETFTLTALSDVSGVTKMFEYGSTETHNWIVMEQLSDDLITIVRRNETKMFSKPTSYQIMWQLVKILQDIHAIGIVHTDIKADNLMVSYKNRVRKLVLVDYGLSCWFKDHNQNRTPPAPFDNRCMHLIHTPAKTATGHPHMEAEDLVQVAYLSCSLHQFMPWKDVEAPKMTKMKKKFAKNPKKYLGNHQDLKPIIKMLVKQKHGVEPDYEGILDLLQDMFGSLGGGLASGSLNAFVVAGAINIP, via the exons atgagcACTATGCAACAAATTGGCAATTATACTCTGGGAAAAGTGCTGGGACGGGGATCGTTTGGATCGGTTCAATTGGCCCAAGACAAACGCAGCAACGAAATGAGAGTTATGAAGCTGATCCGCAAAGAAAGAGATGGTCACCGAGATGAGACGTGGCGTAGAGAGACTTTCACTCTCACAGCACTCTCGGATGTGAGCGGGGTCACAAAAATGTTCGAATATGGATCGACCGAAACGCACAATTGGATTG TTATGGAGCAGCTCTCCGATGACCTGATCACGATCGTTCGTAGAAACGAAACCAAGATGTTCTCCAAGCCCACAAGCTATCAAATTATGTGGCAACTGGTGAAGATCTTGCAAGATATTCATGCCATCGGGATTGTTCACACGGACATCAAGGCCGACAATCTCATGGTCTCCTACAAGAACAGG gtccGCAAACTGGTGCTTGTCGATTACGGGCTCTCCTGCTGGTTCAAGGATCACAACCAGAATCGGACTCCACCAGCACCGTTCGACAACAGATGCATGCATCTGATCCACACCCCCGCCAAAACCGCAACTGGACATCCTCACATGGAGGCGGAAGACTTGGTCCAAGTTGCCTATCTCTCCTGCTCTCTGCACCAATTCATGCCATGGAAAGATGTTGAGGCGCCCAAGATGAccaagatgaagaagaaattt gCTAAGAATCCAAAGAAGTACCTTGGCAATCATCAAGATCTGAAGCCAATCATCAAGATGTTGGTCAAGCAGAAACACGGCGTCGAGCCAGATTACGAAGGAATTTTGGATCTTCTCCAAGACATGTTCGGATCGTTGGGCGGAGGACTCGCAAGCGGATCGCTCAATGCATTCGTTGTTGCTGGAGCCATCAACATTCCATGA